A genome region from Triticum aestivum cultivar Chinese Spring chromosome 2B, IWGSC CS RefSeq v2.1, whole genome shotgun sequence includes the following:
- the LOC123041524 gene encoding uncharacterized protein — protein sequence MPATCPAARETPYGGSAKDLVAAARLDGRRIGTEQNSKASLQFTLGSSLRRLPARSPALGPRPDWMAHAADARSRCVVAVLFAVAVFLACLPPAATASSSSRSAAAALQRVEMAAMYTPQDLQEKPDVTKDAEEDVSTTGFGAEEEREVPTGPDPIHHHGREPRRRQSP from the exons ATGCCCGCCACGTGTCCCGCGGCACGTGAGACCCCGTACGGGGGAAGCGCAAAAGACCTCGTCGCTGCGGCGCGTCTGGACGGGAGGAGGATCGGAACGGAACAGAACAGCAAAGCCTCTCTCCAGTTTACTTTGGGTTCGTCCCTCCGGCGGCTGCCTGCAAGGAGCCCGGCTCTGGGGCCAAGGCCGGATTGGATGGCTCATGCCGCCGACGCGAGGTCGCGCTGCGTCGTCGCGGTGCTCTTCGCCGTGGCCGTTTTCCTCGCCTGcttgccgcccgccgccaccgcctcctcatcTTCCCGGTCAG CGGCGGCGGCATTGCAACGAGTCGAGATGGCGGCCATGTACACCCCGCAGGACCTGCAGGAGAAGCCGGATGTGACCAAG GACGCGGAGGAGGACGTGAGCACGACGGGGTTCggcgcggaggaggagagggaggtgcCCACCGGGCCCGACCCCATCCACCACCACGGCAGGGAACCCAGGCGCCGGCAGTCGCCCTGA